A window of uncultured Methanoregula sp. genomic DNA:
GTAAAGAAGAGATGCCGGTAATTCTTCTTATCTTTGCAACATTCTTCATTTATGCCATCTGGAAAGGCAGATTGGTTCTTCCATCTCACTGGAAACATGACTTCATCCTTGCCTTCCTTACACTTGTCGCAATTCTGGCAATCCTTTACTCAGGTTTTGGCGTTCATCCCGAAACGCTCCAGAGCGGCTGGCTTGAAGCAATCCGGCACTGGACGGATATGCACAACCAGCAGCGGCTGGGAGGCCCGTGGTTCTTCTATGTTCCGCTCTTCCTGCTGTACGAGCTGCCCATCTTTATTCTCGCAGTTGTCGGCATCATCCAGTTCATGATTATGGATATTCGCCCGTCATCAAAACTGCTGCAGGTTAAGAACTGGATGCAGACCCGTAGCAGCAGACTCACGACTGCACAACTGGCAGAAACAACGATCCGCCAGTTGAAAGAAAAGCACGAAGGTTTTTCCAAATCCGACGAATTTTTCCGGTTCTGCATCTACTGGATGATCCTCACCATGGCATTTTATGCATATGTCGGGGAGAAAGTCCCATGGCTGATTATCCACCAGCTCGTTCCGATGTGCTTTGTCGCGGTGTACAAACTGAACTGGCAGAAAACCCTGGTTGCAATTGTCGGGTGTCTGTTCCTCGTCATGATGACCTGGCATGTTGCGTTCATTCCGGCAGATATCAACGAGCCCATCATCCAGGTCCAGAATTCAGAAGATATGCGTACCGTTATGCATCTGATAGATGCATCGGATCACGTTGTCGTTGCATCCAAGGATTATTGGCCGCTTCCCTGGTATTATCGCGGTGATCGGTGGGACAAGATCTCCTTTTATGGAAACCTGATCGATGAAACCACCCTGACACAGAATAATCCGGGGGTCATCATTCTCCACGACGCCGAGAGTCTGCCATCCATCAAAGGCTATGACAAGACTACGTACAAGCTGAGTTACTGGTTCTCAGTGTACGATAACGTTGATCGGATGATCGATTACTATCTGCACCGGGATGGGAAGATGGGAAGCATCAATATCGATGTTTTCACCCGGAATACTTCCGTATAATTTTTTCATTCAGGGAATCGGGTTATCCATCGTCCATTTGAGAAATTCTTTTTTTGTGTCTCAGATACAATAGAACAATTCATCGAAAATTGAACTTGAGTTTTAAGCAGGTTTCATGGAGAGTTACGGCAATCATAGCCGTTCAATGAATGATGGCTCATCTGAATTCTGTCAGTAATTTCCCGTTATTGATGCCACAGTCATCAAGAACACTGAAACACGACAAATGTTGTAACCGGTTGCTCCTGACATGTGAATAAAGGTACATGTTGACCAGTTACACCGGAGATTAAACCAGATCAGGTGTAATTTTGCTCATACAGATAACTGATAAAAAAGAGGAAGAAGAAAATTCAGGGACAATTATCCCAGTTCATCCCAGCTGGAGCGCTTCCGGTATATTACAATCCCCACAATAACGAGGACTACCACGATCACTCCGATGATAATGAATATCAGTCCGTCAATCTTGGGGAAGGAGAAACTCCATCCAGAACTGAGTTTCTTCTGGAGTGCAAGGGCGTCGGTATAGGATTCATTTCCTTTGGTAAACGCTTCCTCAGCCTTCGTGCGGGCCTGAGCATAATTGCCATTTGCTATTTCATCATTGGCATTTGAGATATAGCCGACTGCCAATTCACGTTTCGTAATGATGGGGGGGAGATTTACATCATTTGCCGTGCTCTGGTTTCCTTTGAACCAGGCAATCACCCCATCAACGTTATTGATCGGGGTCTGGGCATTTGCCACGTCATATTCTGCCCATGCTTTGTCAAGGGCTTTATCTCCATCGGTTATAGCAGTCTGGGCCGCGGTCAGATACGTCTGGGCGGTGGTGTACTGGTTGGAGGGGAGGGCCTTGGCGGCATCAAGTTTTGACTGGGCTTCACTATACTTTGCCTCCGCTGCGGATGTATCGATCCCCATGGAGGACTTCTCATCTATACGGGAACGGAAGGTCTGCAGGTCATTGGTACGTGCCGATATTGAGGTAGCCACTTCAGCAGTATTGATAACGGTTGCTTTGGATTCGTATTTGGTGCTTTCTATGGGGCTGTTGCTGCTGTCGTATTCTTGGATCTTGATAATGGTCTTTTCACCGGTTGTTGTAACCGACGGGACAGTCCCCTGCATGGTTACACGGACTGACTCTTCAACACCGGATTTATAGGACAATTCAAAACCCGTGAGCGTAAGGGTCCGCCCTCCGGTGGGCTGCCGGGGATTTTCCACACCGTCAAGCAGGATTGTATATGTCCACTGGGGTTTTTCCAGATCGGTAGTCATCTGCAGATCATTGGAAGAAGAAAACGTGGTACTGCCCGTTCCCGACTGGAAATCTACCTTATACGAGACAGTAACTGCGGTGCCTGGCGTAAGAGATCCAGACGGATCAATTGCAACGGAAGAAACCGTGAATGCTGAAACTGCCTGAATGCATAATAAAAATGATATGGTAATTAATACCCACTTATTGAATCCCTTCATCATCATCCTCACTCGAACAGAGGGTCAATTCCCTCTTCAAACATACTGGATTTTTTCTCTTTTGACTTAATAACATCTTCCTTTGTCTCTTTTGCGATATC
This region includes:
- a CDS encoding flippase activity-associated protein Agl23, whose amino-acid sequence is MQQAAFFTPKLKKIFSFERIFFLILITAIIIRFWQLDLKLLHHDEAIHSWFSYELLTKGTWMYDPSYHGPFLYYVTAGMFSVFGDSDFTARLLPALFGVLLIPLVYCIYRLGYINKTQTLVAALFIALSPDLVFFSRFLRHDIFMLFFTLMLLVALLYYFERGHTRYIIIAAIAAAGSLACKEEMPVILLIFATFFIYAIWKGRLVLPSHWKHDFILAFLTLVAILAILYSGFGVHPETLQSGWLEAIRHWTDMHNQQRLGGPWFFYVPLFLLYELPIFILAVVGIIQFMIMDIRPSSKLLQVKNWMQTRSSRLTTAQLAETTIRQLKEKHEGFSKSDEFFRFCIYWMILTMAFYAYVGEKVPWLIIHQLVPMCFVAVYKLNWQKTLVAIVGCLFLVMMTWHVAFIPADINEPIIQVQNSEDMRTVMHLIDASDHVVVASKDYWPLPWYYRGDRWDKISFYGNLIDETTLTQNNPGVIILHDAESLPSIKGYDKTTYKLSYWFSVYDNVDRMIDYYLHRDGKMGSINIDVFTRNTSV